DNA from Roseimicrobium sp. ORNL1:
GACAATCCCTGGCACGCGACCACGCTCGAGTGGGCAACCCCGACGCCTCCCGGACACGGCAACTTCCTCGAAGAGCCCGTCGTCTACCGCCAGCCCTACGAATACAGCGTGCCCGGAGCCGAAACGGACTACACCCCCTCTTGGCTGCCTGAGGGAGCGAAGGTGGAGGAAAAACTCACCCACGCCTCGCACTAACCCGGTTCCACGACAGCAACGCGACCGTCTTCGTCTCAATCTGACAACCTGCTTCTCTCTCCTCTGATGGAAATCCCATACACCGTAAAAGCCAGACCGGACACCGGGCTGTGGAATGCCAAGATTGGCGTCTGGCTCTTCCTCGCCTCGGAAGTCATGCTCTTCGGCGGCCTGTTCTCAGCCTACATCTTCCTGCGCCTCGCGCCGGAAGGTCCCTGGCCGGTGCAGGTGCTGGTGATGGAATGGGGTTTCGTGAACACCCTGATCCTGATTCTTTCTTCAGTCACAGTACTGCAGGCGTGGGTCGCGCTGAAACTGCGAAAGTTCAACCTCTACCGCATCTGGATGGCGCTCACCATTCTCTGCGCGCTGGCGTTCCTTGGCATCAAGAGCGTCGAGTACAACGACAAGTTCCACCACTACGGCGTGCGCCTGCATGATGGCTCGGTCATGGAAGGCCACCTTCCGAAGGACGAGAAGGGCAACCACACCAAATACACGGTCAGCTTTGAGAATGTGACTTCCGTCACTCTTTCCAGCCGCCCCCAGGACATGGGTCTCTTCGGCTGGAGCTTCTTCCACAACGGCTCGGATGGTGACTTCCTGAACTACCTCACGGACGGCGAACCAAGGTTCAAGTTTGCGAGCAAGGAAGTTGCGGCCTCTCTGGACCAAAACCCGGACAATGAGATCACGTTGGATTCGGCAACGGTAGCGAAACTGATGAACGCCGCCCGCAGCCATTACAATGAGAAGGGTGCCTGGGCGCCTATCGCCTCGGTGGAACTCACGGCGGTGAAGCCGCTCAAGTTCGCCATCCCGGCTGGCAGGATGTTTGACAACTCCTGGACGGAGAAGAATGCTTTCCTCCGCGATGGCACCGTTCTCGCCGGCAAGCTGGCGGATGACGACGTGAAGATCGAGGTGGACAAGCTCGACTTCCGCTGGCTCTTCCCCCACCACGAGACCAATGAGGAAAGGGCTTTCGCCGCTGCACTCAATGCCGATTTGTGGAAGCACATGGGTGCTGACCTGAAAGCCAAGTTCAAGTTGCACCGTGAGTTCCATTTGAAGGAGTTCCACGCCCATCATCCGGACAGCAAGGATGGCAAGGAAGTGCGGAATCCGATGCTCAACGACGACTTCGTGCGCAACACGTTCTCAGTGAAAATTGAGACGCTTGAGGGATACAAGCTCGAGGGCGGGGAGAAGAAGGAGCACAGCTCGGTGGAGTCCTCCAGCGCAGCGTCCCGCGTGGCTGCCGCTACGGAACCTGCACACGGCGCGGAAGCAGCGCACGGAGCTGGTCATGGTGCACATGAGGCGCATCGCATTCCCCACAAGGAAATCGAGCACTTCTCCAACTTCACTCCGAAATGGCACAACTACTACGCCATCTACTTCTGCATCACCGGTCTCCACGGTCTGCACGTGCTGGCGGGTGCCATCGTTCTGACCTACTTCCTTCTCTTCGGCAAGAAGCTGTATGACAAGGATCCTGAGCACATGGCCAACCGTGTGGAAGTCGGCGGCCTTTTCTGGCACTTCGTGGACCTGGTGTGGATCTTCCTGTTCCCGCTGCTGTACCTCCTCTAGTCCTGTATCCAACCGAATCTCAAATAGTTTAAGACCGTTTTCATATGGCACACGACCATCACGACCATGATAGCCC
Protein-coding regions in this window:
- a CDS encoding cytochrome c oxidase subunit 3; translation: MEIPYTVKARPDTGLWNAKIGVWLFLASEVMLFGGLFSAYIFLRLAPEGPWPVQVLVMEWGFVNTLILILSSVTVLQAWVALKLRKFNLYRIWMALTILCALAFLGIKSVEYNDKFHHYGVRLHDGSVMEGHLPKDEKGNHTKYTVSFENVTSVTLSSRPQDMGLFGWSFFHNGSDGDFLNYLTDGEPRFKFASKEVAASLDQNPDNEITLDSATVAKLMNAARSHYNEKGAWAPIASVELTAVKPLKFAIPAGRMFDNSWTEKNAFLRDGTVLAGKLADDDVKIEVDKLDFRWLFPHHETNEERAFAAALNADLWKHMGADLKAKFKLHREFHLKEFHAHHPDSKDGKEVRNPMLNDDFVRNTFSVKIETLEGYKLEGGEKKEHSSVESSSAASRVAAATEPAHGAEAAHGAGHGAHEAHRIPHKEIEHFSNFTPKWHNYYAIYFCITGLHGLHVLAGAIVLTYFLLFGKKLYDKDPEHMANRVEVGGLFWHFVDLVWIFLFPLLYLL